Within Flavobacterium pisciphilum, the genomic segment TGTTGATGTAAAAGCTGAAAGTGGGCCAAGACATTTAACGTTCAGTAAAGATGGGAAGTTTGTGTATTTAATTCAGGAATTAGATGCTACACTAACTACTTTTAGTTATGATAAAAATGGAAATTTAAAGCTGATTGCAGAGACAACTATTCTTCCTAAAGATTTCACTGGAGGAACAGGAGCAGCAGCTATAAAAATATCGCCAGATGGTAAGTTCTTATATGTGTCAGATCGTGTAGATGTAAATGCAATTTCAGTTTTTAAAATTCTTGGAAACGGTGGTTTAGAATTACAAGAACAAGTAAGTACTTTAGGAAAAGGTCCAAGAGATTTTTCTATTGATCCTACAGGAAATTTTCTTTTAGTAGGACATCAATACACAGATAATATTGTAATTTTCAAAAGAGATAAAGCTACAGGTAAGCTGACTGATACTGGAAAAAGAATCGAATTGTGCTCGCCAGTTGGTTTAGTTTTTACAAAGAATTAGTTTTTTTTAGAGGGACTAAGGAACTAAGGTTCTGAGGTGCTAAGATTTAAAGAGATAAAGGTTCAGAGGAACAAAGGTACAAAGCTAGAGTATTATAAGTTTTTTAACTTAGTCGCTTAGTGACTTAGAACCTTAGTAACTTAGCTACTTAAAATTATAAAGGCTCAAAGATGAAGAAATTACAAGTTTAAAAAACTTAGAACCTCAGCACCTTTGAGCCTTTGAACCTTAAAAAAAGAAACTATTTATTCTTATCTTTTCTTTTCTTATCTCTAGTTTTTAGCATGTTTCTGTTAACAGATCCGTGCGTTTTTTTCTTGGTTTTAGAAGGACCTCCTAAGTTGACTTTTTTATTCTTTTTATCTTTTTCATGAAAAGCCCCATCTCCAGAAAGTTTTTGTTTTTTCATCAAAAACTTCACAGGTTGTCTGTCTTTTTCAGGCTCGATTAATTTTATCGAAACTTCTACTTCTTCAGGGAAATCAGCAATATTAAGTTCTGTATTCATTAATACTTCTACTTCTACTTTAAATTCTTCTTCACGAGGAGTAATAAAGCTTATTGCAGTTCCAGTTGCATCGGCACGACCAGTACGACCAATTCTGTGCATGTATAATTCTGGTAATTCCGGCATCTCGAAGTTAATTACGTGGGTAATATTCGAAATATCCAAACCTCTCGCCATAATATCGGTAGTAATCAACCCTCGCAAATTTCCTTCTTGAAATTCTGCCATAGTACTTAAACGATAATTTTGTGATTTGTTAGAGTGAATTACGCCAAACTGTCCTTCAAATTCTTCTTCGATACGATCGTGAAGCATGTCAGAAATCTTCTTGTTATTTACAAAAACTAAGACGCGACTCATGTCTTCGTTGTTTTGTAGCAAGTGTTTCAACAAGTTTACTTTAGTATTGAAATTGGGTACATTATACGTAATTTGTTCAATGTTTTCAAGTGGAGTTCCTGATGCTGCAAGGGTAACCTCTTCTGGAAAATCAAAAAAGTCATTCAAAATTGCATCAACCTCATCGGTCATGGTTGCCGAGAAGAGAATGTTTTGACGTTTTCTTGGCATCATAGCTAAAATAGCAGTCAATTGCGTACGGAAACCTAAATTCAGCATTTCGTCAAACTCATCGATAACCAGTTTTTGCATTTCTTCAAAGCGGATAACATTATCCAATGTTAAATCCATGATTCTTCCGGGAGTCCCCACAAGAATATCACATCCTTGATAAACTGTTGTTTTTTGAGTGTTTATGTTAACCCCACCAAAAATACCAACTGTACGAACTGACATGTATTTTGTTAATTTTTCAACCTCTTCTACAACTTGAACTACAAGTTCACGAGTAGGGACAAGGATTACTATTTTTGGAGTATGTCCTGGAGTAAATTTATATAATTTTAATAAAGGCAATAAATAGGCAAATGTTTTACCTGTACCTGTTTGCGCAATTCCCATCATATCACGACCAGACATTATCACAGAAAAAGTTTTTTCCTGAATAGGAGTTGGGGATGTAAAACCTAAATCGTCTATTGCTTTTTGTACGGATTTAGGAAGATTAAATGTCTCGAAAGTGCTCATTTGCATTAAATTTTGTGCAAAGGTACATTAAAATAGCGGTTAGTTTACTAAATTCTTAGAATCATCTGATAATTTAAATGTGTAACAATCTAATAATCAATATTAAATACTTGTAAAAACATTTAAATGGAATAATACGAAATTGTATTTTGTAGGGTATAAAGCATCTGGCTTACTTAGATTTAAATCAAGTTTAACAGTTATTACCCAAGTAAAAAAGGGAGCGATTAATAGTTATTTGGAAAAGAGAATATTTCATGCTGTTGAGCGAATTTATTAACATTATTTGCATTTCTATAAGTACGAAAAGTATTCAAAAATAAAAGATGTCTTTTAATGATTTATATTTTTTTTTGAATATTTTTGGAAGAATAAAAACGGAAGGAATCTTAGTTAGTATACCATATTAAGGGATATTTATATACGAAGACCTATTCGATAAATAACTATTTAGACTACAGTTATGACCCTTTATAATAGATATATTAACGGTGAAACAGAACAAGTTTACCAAGACATTTATGCTTTGGGACAAGACGCTTTTTTACCAACGAACTTGCCTGATATTGAAAAAGTATTGAAGGAGACTTTTCAAAGAGTTGCTTATAATCTCGATATTATTTATGAGGAACTAAAAAGAATCAACTATCTATTTAATACAAAACCAGTATTTAATTTTGAAAAACCGTTGCATAAACCTTTATCGGATACTGATATTTTACTTCAACAACTTAGTAGTGCAGTAGAGTCTTTCGGATTTGTCCCTCTTTCAATGAAGTTCTTTTATGAAATTGTTGGCGGAGTTAATTTTGTTTGGGACTATGAAACAAATGAAGACTTTATGTGGGATATGGCTGATCCTATTCAAATTGCAAGTCTTGATTCAGTTGTAGAAGCTGTTACTGAAGAATGGTGGCAAGAAGAAATTCAGGAATATGTTGATGATGAAAATTTTGGAAATGCTTTTTTAGATCTAGCTGCTGATGATTTGCATAAAGATAACGTTAGTGGTGGGCAAGCCTATGCGATACAGATAACAAAAGAACCAAGTATTGACAGTATTTTTATGAATGAGCCAAACAATACAACATTTATAAACTATTTAAGAATATGTTTTGAGTACTGTGGCTTTCCAAGTATAACAAGACCTGATACGAATAATGATTATCAAGCATTTTTTAACAAAGTGAAACCATTGCTCAAACCAATATAATAGGGATCAATAAAGGTTTTTTGCTAGAACGAAACTGCAAAATAGTAGTAGTAGTAGTAATCTAATAGCAAAAAACAATGAAAAAAAAAACTTAAAGCCACTTTTTATTGTCAAAATTGCGGTAGGATTAGTTTATGTATAAGCGGCAGCGAATTGAAAGAATCATAAAATTAAGTAAGCGTAGACGAAGACATTCGTATAGCATTTTAAGCATACCTAATATTTAGCAAAAAATACTTGATTTAAAAATTTTCCAGACATACAGACTTAGGTTTAAAGAACGTAGAAACAGAAAAATAGTAACAAATAATTAATTAACTCTTGACTAAAATGAATTGGGCTGAACTAAAAAAAAATATTTACTATGTAGATGGTTCTTTAAGGGATATTTATATTAAAAACACAGACATTGTGGATAATGAAAAATGGTGTGAATTTGTAAATAATAACTATGTAATTAACTGGTTCAATGGTATAAGAGAAATTAACGAAGATAAAATTGACTTTGAAAGCGTAAAAGGATATCTTAATAATAATCACAATTTATGCTCTAGTGCTAGTGTTTACATTGAAAAGATAAGAATTAATAACCACTTCTTTATAGATGAGGAAATTGAAAATGACATTTCACCGAATGAAATAAATACTATTCAAGACCACGAAAAAATTATAAAATACATGACTGAATTATCTATTCTTTTAAACAAACCAGTTATTTTAACACCAGAGGGCACAGAGAAAGAGATATTAATAAGAGTAACAAAAAATGGAATTGAATACTTTCCTGAAAATTAAAAAATAATGGCAAAATAATAGGAGTGCTAAAATAGGGTAGAAGTATTAAATTAATAATTTGTGATTCTACTTTCATCACATCGTAAGCATTAGCATTTTAATTGTGATTGCATAGAATGTACTTCCCCAAAAGCAGGATATAAAATGAAAAATATTTGGAATTATGAATTGATGGCCTTGCTAAAAAATGCAAGACTTGGAGATACGAAAGAATTGAACCTTTTTTAGAAAAACATTCCGCCTTTATTTAACCCGTAAAAAAACATGAGAAAATACATTTTTAAATTTTGGTTACTAAATTTTTTATTGACTGCTATATTATTTTAATTTACTACATATTAGCTTTTACACAGCTAAAATCAAGCGATGGAAATTTATTTGAAACCATTTTGGAATTCTTATTTACGCTCTTTAACTTATATTATACATTCGTATATTCTATTGTAATGATTGTTTTTTCAATAGCTTTTTTTCTGAATTTAAAAGAAATAGTTCGAACTAATTTTTTCTTATCATTATTGACTTTTATGGGAGCTCCCTTAGTTGCAATGGTTTACATACTAATTGATTTATATCCTTATGATTCTTTTACTGTGGTCTGGTGGATTGGTTTTCCTTTGGTTTATTTACTATTCATAATAGTTCAATTTTATATGTTTAGAAGGAAAATAATAAATACAAGCAAGATTGATGAAGGCTAGAAATAAAGATTTTATCCTTTAATTTTTACCTTAAGACATTGATGATAATAACAAACCTAATAACCACAAAAAAATAATTGAATGGAAAAGATTAATTTATTAATTATTACGTCTCTAATTTCCTTGTTTATATCATTCATACTTATATTTTTTCTGTTTACAGTAAAAACAAAGAACAAACTAAGTAACTCGCTTTTTGCTCTTTTTCTATTAATAAACGCGGTAGATATTACTGAACCTTTATTTAATTTAACGGTTAATGGTCCTTCAAATCTCGGAATGCTTAGAAATACATGTGCTTTCCTGCAGATTCCTGTTTTTTACCTTTATATAGTTTCAGTTTGCTATTCTGATTTTAAGCTAAAACCCAAACATATACTGCATGTGCTTCCATTTGTAATTGCGAATGTAGTTTTATTACCTCGCTTTTATATGGTTGACGACGCTTCTAAAATTAATTTTATTCAAAATTATCAAAGTATGATAGAGCTACAGTTCAATCATATTCTTATACATATCCAATTGATTGTATATTTAATTGCTGTTTTTATGATATTAAGAAAAACAAAAAAACTATATCTTGAAAATTATTCTGGAGCAAATATAAACTCCTATAATTGGTTGTTTCAGTTTACAATTGTACTAACAATTATTTATTTGTTTGCGCTTTTAAAAAATGTTCTTAAATTTTCTGATTATCCCTATATCTCAGAAGGAATTAAAATTGGACTTCTAGTATCTCAGCTAGTTATTATTTGTTGGTATTTATTTAAAGCCTTAAATAATCCCAATTTATTTAGAAATATCGATTCAAAATTAAAATTGGTAAAGAGTATAATTTCTGAAGAAAAACATAATGGGGCAACACCTACAAGCGAAAAAGTACACAGTGAAGAATTATTGAAATTAAAGAAGTATATGGTTGAAGAAAAACCATTTCTTGATCCTACAATAACAATTCAGGATATTTCTAATGAAATTCAAATTCCTGTTCGTGATTTATCCCTTTTAATAAACCATAAATTAGAACAGCATTTTTACGATTTTATTAATGCGTATCGTATTGAAAAGGCTATGAATATTTTAAAAGATGCTACAAAAAGTAAAGTAACTGTTTTAGAAATTCTGTATGAAGTAGGCTTTAACTCGAAATCTTCTTTTAATACTGCTTTCAAAAAACACACCGGAAGTACGCCAACGGAGTATCGTAAGTGCTTGTAAAATAAAATTTTGTGATTACTCGTACTTCTTTTTTTAAGTACTCGTACTTTTTTTTAGAAGCAAATGCGATCGAATGTTTTTATTCGGTCGCACAGGATTAGTTTCTTTCTCAGATTTGTATCGAAATAAATTTTTAACCAATAAAAATCGATACAATGAAAACTTCCTTAAAATTCTTAGCAGTACTATTATTAATTAGTAACTTTTCTTTTGCACAACATGCCAATAAATATGGTTTTCTTACAGACAGTTTGAATATTGATAAACAATTAGAAAAAAATAAACTTCCGGGGTTTAGTCTAGTTGTTTTTGAAAATTATAAAATTGTGTATTCCAACCAATTTGGTGTGAAATCTGCAAATTCTAAAGAAAAGATAGATGAAAATACGGCTTTTTCGGCAGCATCAATTTCAAAACCAATTACAGCGCTTCTTTGTTATGTGCTCGAAGAGAAAGGATTACTTAATTTGGATGATCCGATAGACAATTCTTTAAAACGTTGGCATTTACCAAAAAGTAAGTTTACAGAAAATAACAGTCCAACTTGGAGACAATTCTTTAATCATACTGCTGGTACAAATCAAGGTGGTTTTGCAGATTACTATGAGGGTGATACAATTCCAACAATAAAGCAAAGTCTTTTGGGACAGATACCAAGATACGATAAAGAAATTGAATTCTTGTTTACGCCTGGCACTGGTTGGGAATATAGCGGCGGCGGTTATGTAATTGTTCAAATGGCATTAGAAGATACTTTTAATAAATCTATTGGAGAACTTGCAGCCGAGTATATTTTTAAACCTCTTGGAATGAAAAACACAACAATGATTCAGCCTAATGAAAAAGGGTTTTCAATAA encodes:
- a CDS encoding DEAD/DEAH box helicase yields the protein MSTFETFNLPKSVQKAIDDLGFTSPTPIQEKTFSVIMSGRDMMGIAQTGTGKTFAYLLPLLKLYKFTPGHTPKIVILVPTRELVVQVVEEVEKLTKYMSVRTVGIFGGVNINTQKTTVYQGCDILVGTPGRIMDLTLDNVIRFEEMQKLVIDEFDEMLNLGFRTQLTAILAMMPRKRQNILFSATMTDEVDAILNDFFDFPEEVTLAASGTPLENIEQITYNVPNFNTKVNLLKHLLQNNEDMSRVLVFVNNKKISDMLHDRIEEEFEGQFGVIHSNKSQNYRLSTMAEFQEGNLRGLITTDIMARGLDISNITHVINFEMPELPELYMHRIGRTGRADATGTAISFITPREEEFKVEVEVLMNTELNIADFPEEVEVSIKLIEPEKDRQPVKFLMKKQKLSGDGAFHEKDKKNKKVNLGGPSKTKKKTHGSVNRNMLKTRDKKRKDKNK
- a CDS encoding helix-turn-helix domain-containing protein, with amino-acid sequence MEKINLLIITSLISLFISFILIFFLFTVKTKNKLSNSLFALFLLINAVDITEPLFNLTVNGPSNLGMLRNTCAFLQIPVFYLYIVSVCYSDFKLKPKHILHVLPFVIANVVLLPRFYMVDDASKINFIQNYQSMIELQFNHILIHIQLIVYLIAVFMILRKTKKLYLENYSGANINSYNWLFQFTIVLTIIYLFALLKNVLKFSDYPYISEGIKIGLLVSQLVIICWYLFKALNNPNLFRNIDSKLKLVKSIISEEKHNGATPTSEKVHSEELLKLKKYMVEEKPFLDPTITIQDISNEIQIPVRDLSLLINHKLEQHFYDFINAYRIEKAMNILKDATKSKVTVLEILYEVGFNSKSSFNTAFKKHTGSTPTEYRKCL